A section of the Bacillus pumilus genome encodes:
- a CDS encoding alpha/beta hydrolase, with the protein MNGTFLYDEFNGRQLDIYVPQNTYVNVPAVFVQDGSSLFRTHLLEIERLIEAKTISPIIIVGIHPFNRLNEYTPWKASSLRSGFPDFKGEAQTYVSFLANDLLPYIKREYPVKQTCQEHSHVGASLGGLFTIYTLLMHPALFKNIASISGSFWYQDFLPFAKQQSIQYVDHLIYLSVGSEEGKDKTSAQQHMPLFNRQLHDLLLHKGMQEWQLHYHIEQGEGHHLKQFQKNFLSALKWFYKRER; encoded by the coding sequence ATGAACGGAACGTTTCTATATGACGAGTTTAACGGGCGTCAGCTTGATATTTACGTTCCACAGAACACCTATGTTAATGTTCCAGCTGTCTTTGTACAAGATGGCTCTTCTTTGTTTAGAACACACCTGCTAGAGATCGAAAGACTGATCGAAGCCAAAACCATCTCTCCAATCATCATTGTCGGCATCCACCCCTTCAATCGACTTAATGAATATACACCATGGAAGGCGTCATCACTGCGATCTGGGTTTCCTGACTTTAAAGGCGAGGCACAGACGTATGTGTCGTTTTTAGCAAATGACTTGCTCCCATATATCAAAAGAGAATATCCAGTCAAACAGACCTGTCAAGAACATAGTCACGTAGGTGCTTCATTAGGTGGGCTATTTACAATTTATACTTTATTGATGCACCCTGCTCTCTTTAAAAACATCGCATCGATCTCCGGGTCTTTTTGGTATCAAGATTTTCTACCTTTTGCTAAACAACAAAGCATTCAGTATGTGGATCACCTTATTTATTTGTCTGTAGGCAGTGAAGAAGGTAAAGACAAAACATCTGCGCAACAGCACATGCCTTTATTCAATAGACAACTACATGACCTTTTATTACACAAAGGGATGCAGGAATGGCAGCTGCACTATCACATCGAACAAGGAGAAGGCCATCATCTGAAACAATTTCAAAAAAATTTCTTATCAGCCCTAAAGTGGTTTTATAAAAGAGAACGCTAA
- a CDS encoding iron-hydroxamate ABC transporter substrate-binding protein, producing the protein MKKWFALLILCIMTIIAAACGAAENKPASNTTKSKSAEAAETNIKYLDQTYKLKTPVKRIVIAGSLESMEDAKLLDIEPIGASTVGGTFPELFKDITTKTEGIGEKTEPNLEKILKLKPDVILGSTKFPPATIKKLEKVQTTIPVSHVSSDWESNLLLLGELTGKSKEAKNIISDYQKDLKQAKETLKDKSNNKTAVILRIRQGDLYVYPEDVYFNSTLYGDLGFTAPSDIKKAKAQAMISLERLGELNPDYIFVQFSKEENSSNPNALKDLEENKIWTSLKAVKNGHINENVVDPMLQGGTALSKTTFLDKAVKWLEKNN; encoded by the coding sequence ATGAAAAAATGGTTTGCATTGCTTATCCTTTGTATCATGACGATCATCGCAGCAGCCTGTGGTGCCGCAGAAAATAAACCTGCTTCAAACACAACCAAAAGCAAGTCAGCTGAAGCAGCAGAAACAAACATCAAATACTTAGATCAAACGTATAAACTCAAAACACCTGTGAAACGAATCGTCATAGCTGGAAGCCTAGAATCAATGGAAGATGCAAAATTACTTGATATCGAGCCTATTGGTGCTTCTACTGTAGGTGGCACTTTCCCTGAATTATTTAAAGACATCACAACAAAAACAGAAGGCATCGGTGAAAAAACAGAACCGAACCTAGAAAAAATCTTAAAACTAAAACCAGACGTGATACTCGGATCAACCAAGTTCCCGCCTGCAACAATTAAAAAACTAGAAAAAGTCCAAACGACGATCCCAGTATCCCATGTCTCTTCCGACTGGGAAAGCAATCTTTTATTGCTCGGTGAACTAACTGGAAAGAGTAAAGAAGCCAAAAACATCATTTCCGATTATCAGAAAGATCTCAAACAAGCGAAAGAAACCCTGAAAGACAAAAGCAACAACAAAACAGCTGTCATTTTACGCATTAGACAAGGCGATCTGTACGTGTATCCTGAAGACGTATACTTCAACTCCACCTTATATGGAGACTTAGGATTTACAGCACCAAGTGATATCAAAAAAGCCAAAGCACAAGCAATGATCTCATTGGAGCGACTGGGCGAACTCAATCCTGACTATATTTTTGTTCAGTTCTCTAAAGAGGAAAACTCATCGAATCCTAACGCATTAAAGGACTTAGAGGAAAATAAAATTTGGACAAGCCTAAAAGCTGTGAAAAATGGGCACATCAATGAAAATGTCGTTGATCCTATGCTCCAAGGAGGAACTGCACTAAGCAAAACAACCTTCCTTGATAAGGCTGTCAAATGGTTAGAGAAAAACAACTAA
- a CDS encoding helix-turn-helix domain-containing protein encodes MENNNQLRTKANAEQFIYRLTYTEKINNTELPHTEQQLSDTFCFLFSISGRGLLILNDQKWRLKHLTLYTILPGETFMLKTEPYQKQELYLFRFQLYMLQDQNIREVSTEHARSLLNVWQFIDISSIEQIHSLLPEMTEEWKRPEAISFFRSQTLFQQLIMQLFTLHKEDICDTAHALFKTKQYIDQHSEEPLSLTSLSQMAGISASHYSELFKKHFNVSVTDYITKKRMARAKQLMAKGNAKLKDIALETGYQDPYYFSRIFKKKTGMTPSTYMKSRQRKIAAYGHSILGQLTPIHIIPYAAPLHPKWTAHDFEHHAEEIPIHLSAHRINEHAEANLRLLKETKPELIIANDHVTEEEKQVLKTICPVHFVPFTQLDWRAQFKQTAMFLNETREAEEWLLHYEELVIQAKKACLIDHRPKTVLPLRIFQDQLYLSVNRTMSEVIFQDIGLLPAFQNDGQLLEKKISIRSIQQLDPDAIFLLLHKEPKTIAFYQKLKQQDAWQNLKAVTQQAVYPLTSDPWREYTAASHQRVIQDLLSFFP; translated from the coding sequence ATGGAAAACAACAATCAATTACGTACAAAGGCAAATGCCGAACAATTCATCTATCGATTAACATATACTGAAAAAATAAATAATACAGAGCTTCCGCATACGGAGCAGCAGCTATCAGATACATTCTGCTTCCTCTTCAGCATTAGCGGCAGAGGTCTACTCATATTGAACGATCAAAAATGGCGATTGAAACATCTGACACTCTATACGATCCTTCCTGGAGAAACATTTATGTTGAAAACAGAGCCTTATCAAAAACAAGAGCTTTATCTGTTTCGCTTTCAGCTTTACATGCTGCAAGATCAAAACATACGGGAAGTATCAACTGAACATGCCCGTTCTTTACTGAATGTATGGCAATTTATCGATATTAGCTCAATTGAACAGATTCATTCTTTACTGCCAGAAATGACAGAGGAATGGAAAAGACCTGAAGCCATTAGCTTTTTTAGAAGCCAAACTCTTTTTCAACAGCTTATTATGCAGCTTTTCACACTGCATAAAGAAGATATTTGTGACACAGCACATGCCCTTTTCAAAACAAAACAATATATCGATCAACATTCCGAAGAACCCCTCAGCCTGACAAGTCTATCTCAAATGGCTGGCATCAGCGCCAGCCATTACAGTGAGCTATTTAAAAAGCATTTTAATGTGAGTGTCACCGATTATATCACCAAGAAAAGGATGGCTAGAGCCAAACAGTTAATGGCAAAAGGCAACGCAAAGCTCAAAGACATTGCACTGGAAACTGGCTATCAAGATCCCTATTACTTTAGCCGCATCTTTAAGAAAAAAACGGGCATGACTCCTTCTACTTATATGAAAAGCCGTCAGCGGAAAATTGCAGCCTATGGCCATTCTATACTCGGTCAGCTCACACCCATTCATATCATCCCGTATGCTGCCCCTCTTCACCCTAAATGGACAGCACATGACTTTGAACATCATGCAGAAGAAATTCCGATTCATCTGAGTGCACATCGGATCAACGAGCACGCTGAAGCCAATTTACGGCTATTAAAGGAGACAAAACCTGAGCTGATCATTGCCAATGATCATGTGACAGAGGAAGAAAAACAAGTGTTGAAAACGATCTGTCCTGTTCACTTTGTTCCATTCACACAATTGGATTGGCGCGCTCAATTCAAACAAACAGCTATGTTCTTAAACGAAACGAGGGAAGCAGAAGAATGGCTGCTTCATTACGAGGAACTAGTCATTCAAGCGAAAAAGGCATGCCTTATTGATCATCGACCAAAAACCGTCCTGCCTCTTCGTATCTTTCAAGATCAGCTCTACTTGTCTGTAAATCGCACCATGTCAGAAGTAATTTTTCAGGACATTGGCCTTCTGCCAGCTTTTCAGAATGATGGTCAGCTATTAGAAAAAAAAATCAGCATTCGCTCCATACAACAGTTAGACCCAGATGCCATCTTCCTCTTGTTACATAAGGAGCCAAAAACCATTGCTTTTTATCAAAAATTAAAGCAACAAGACGCTTGGCAAAATCTCAAGGCTGTGACGCAGCAAGCAGTCTATCCGCTCACTTCTGACCCTTGGCGTGAATACACAGCAGCCAGTCATCAACGAGTCATTCAGGACCTTTTATCTTTCTTTCCGTAA
- a CDS encoding MbtH family protein, with protein MTNPFDREDGVFLVLVNEQGQHSLWPSFAPVPDGWEKVFGEDTRNACIDYIQTHWQDLRPLSLAKEPALAHGKTE; from the coding sequence ATGACAAATCCCTTTGATCGTGAAGACGGTGTATTTCTTGTGCTGGTCAATGAACAAGGACAGCATTCACTTTGGCCATCATTTGCACCAGTGCCAGATGGATGGGAAAAGGTCTTTGGTGAAGACACTAGAAATGCCTGCATCGATTATATCCAGACACACTGGCAGGACTTGCGGCCATTAAGCTTAGCAAAGGAACCTGCACTAGCGCACGGAAAAACGGAATAA
- a CDS encoding amino acid adenylation domain-containing protein — MSIQSVDSFPLTGAQAGIWYAQQLDPSNPIFNTAEYIDIKGPIDPIHFEAAIRKTVLETDSLYMRFVEDTDGPKQWLTSKKEIPFQSINLQNEKQPLDAAIAWMRADLSTPVSLEKDVLFREVLFQLADDRFIWYQRIHHIAIDGFAFSLIARRVAEIYSALSKGTPMPPQTFGSLHDVVQEELTYQQSNRYEDDQAFWKSRFADQPEIVSLAELAPRTSDHFIRKTASYDAAKVSKMKKNASTFGGTWHEMILAASALYMHRMTGAHDIVLGLPVMMRLGSCALQTPGMVMNLVPLRLTCKPEMTLLSLVRQVSDELKAIRPHQRYRHEDMRRDFKLIGRNQRLFGPQINIMPFDYDLMFDQSMGQAHNLSAGPVDDISINIYDRADGNGFQIDFDANPAVYKEQAVDAHQQRFLQLLEEITGLEHDQTISQFNLLLSKEKENILKHWNDTKRELPKESLRELFEKQVSNTPQAQALQFEGITLTYEELNQRANQLAHYLKKHGIGPEQFVAIALPRSIDMIVSLLAVVKTGAAYLPLDPDYPNDRVTYMLEDAKPACLLTIKERADGLDHPHIVQLDDATVHQEIAGSPHLNPTWSEGSPHHPAYILYTSGSTGKPKGVVVTKRNVINFILSMQDSFLLDQEDQLLAVTTIAFDISGLEMFLPLLHGAAILLAKKETIQEPAKLSDMIRSHHVTIMQATPTLWHALADEYPDVITGMRVLVGGEALPASLLHTLQSLQCDITNLYGPTETTIWSTMENVTAHRENSGPAIGKPIWNTSIYILDEGLNPVPAGSIGELYIAGEGVSRGYLGRYDLTAERFVADPFGTKGTRMYRTGDLARWREDGSIDYISRADHQIKIRGFRIELGEIETVMMQHQSIKHTSVIVREDQPGQQLLCAYVVLTDGSSLHPSELRQFVASLLPDYMVPSAVVVLPELPLTPNGKIDRKALPIPNMSLVSSERTPRTPQEDMLCSLFAETLGLSQIGIDDSFFDLGGHSLLAARLLRRIRDTLGADLSMSTIFEFPRVAELAQHIDKAKDIRPPLQVEDKPDEIPLSFAQKRLWFLHCLEGPSPTYNIPLVIQLTGTLDQTALIGALADITEKHETLRTIFPNKNGMPRQVILHPKSVQPELHVTASTDQHIENQLNEAIRYSFKIEEEPALRAELFTLDANRSVLLLLLHHIAGDGWSLAPLTRDLAAAYEARIQGKSISLPAEPVQYADYAIWQQKLLGSEEENDSLFAKQLSYWKGALHDLPEELELPYDFPRPQEGSFNGATIDFTIEPALHQNLLELAKQQQVSLFMVLQASLAALMTRLGAGTDIPIGSPIAGRNDDALDDIVGLFVNTLVLRTNTADNPTFSELLKRVRDVDLAAYEHQDLPFERLVEILNPTRSRSRNPLFQVMLAFQNTPKAEMKLTQLDSDLYVKPVGSAKFDLTIELTEQRTETGSAAGLTGLFEFSTDVFKQSTIRAIADRMKRFLTEVAERPHVPIGQVNILSDKERQTFLPDKKTFAQLDQAHSLPALFEKTAQQYPDRVAVTYGNRQLTYGELNNKSNRLAHLLIQRGVGPEQFVALALPRSIDMLVSLLAVHKAGAAYVPLDPDYPADRLAYMIQDAKPVCSITTKINAVHLPADCDLILLDEKETSDQLLTMPNHNPADIDRIEPLSSLHPAYIIYTSGSTGKPKGVVIPHQNVIRLLTSTEHWFHYDEEDVWTMFHSYAFDFSVWEIWGPLLYGGRLVIVPHTISRSPEEMLQLLVEEGVTVLNQTPSAFYQLMQIDKEQQTLGQALSLRYVIFGGEALELSRLEDWYSRHSDCKPKLINMYGITETTVHVTYNELNRDIITKNSSSLIGEPIPDLHVYVLDEYLQPVPPGTTGEMYVAGAGLARGYLGRPDLTSDRFPADPYGAPGTRMYRTGDLARWTEEGALDYIGRADHQIKIRGFRIELGEIEAVLARHDAVAQVTVMMREDQPGDKRLVAYIVPTEEIRFDTETLRHFAAASLPDYMVPAAYVQIDAMPLTANGKLDQKSLPAPQLHLQQADGRGPRNPKEEILCHLFEEVLDLPKISIDDRFFDIGGHSLLAVRLISRIRDALGVKLSIGTLFEAPNVASLTEKLETGSDENALDILLPLRTNGERYPLFCVHPAGGLSWCYAGLLNTLEKDIPIYGLQARGIARKDNYPHTIDDMAADYIKHIQTIQPKGPYHLLGWSLGGNVVQAMATQLQQQGEEIALVAMLDAYPNHFLPIKAAPDEEEALIALLALGGYDPDTLTGEPLTMKSAVDILKKDGSALASLSEDAIRNLKETYVNSVRLLGEYQPKTYQGDILFFRSTIISDWFTPIDPEAWAPYINGTIEQHDIHCRHKDMCQPKPLAEIGVILDNALHRVKQSTKNKGEITNDKSL; from the coding sequence TTGTCGATCCAGTCAGTCGATTCATTCCCACTAACCGGTGCCCAAGCAGGCATTTGGTATGCGCAGCAGCTTGATCCATCTAATCCTATTTTCAATACAGCAGAGTATATAGATATTAAAGGTCCTATTGATCCCATACACTTTGAAGCAGCCATTAGAAAAACTGTCTTAGAAACAGATTCTTTGTATATGCGATTCGTTGAGGATACTGACGGTCCAAAGCAATGGTTGACATCTAAGAAAGAAATTCCATTCCAATCAATCAATTTACAAAATGAAAAACAGCCGCTTGATGCGGCTATAGCATGGATGAGGGCAGATCTTTCAACGCCAGTCTCTTTAGAGAAAGATGTATTATTCCGTGAAGTACTTTTTCAACTTGCTGACGATCGATTTATCTGGTATCAGCGCATTCATCACATTGCCATTGATGGATTCGCCTTTTCGCTCATTGCGCGTCGTGTTGCTGAGATCTATTCAGCTCTATCGAAAGGGACACCTATGCCCCCTCAAACATTTGGATCCTTACATGACGTAGTCCAAGAGGAGCTCACCTATCAACAGTCCAATCGATATGAAGATGATCAAGCGTTTTGGAAAAGTCGCTTTGCTGATCAACCGGAAATTGTCAGCCTTGCTGAGCTTGCCCCAAGAACGTCGGATCATTTTATCCGAAAAACGGCGAGCTACGATGCCGCAAAGGTAAGCAAAATGAAAAAAAATGCTTCAACCTTCGGTGGTACGTGGCATGAAATGATCCTTGCTGCATCCGCTTTATATATGCATCGTATGACTGGTGCACATGATATTGTTTTAGGATTACCTGTTATGATGCGCCTTGGATCGTGCGCCTTACAAACACCCGGAATGGTTATGAATCTGGTACCGCTTCGTTTAACATGCAAACCAGAAATGACACTATTATCACTTGTTCGCCAAGTATCTGATGAACTAAAAGCCATTCGCCCTCATCAAAGATATCGTCACGAGGACATGCGGAGAGACTTTAAACTTATCGGAAGAAATCAGCGATTATTTGGCCCGCAGATCAATATCATGCCATTTGATTATGATCTCATGTTCGATCAGAGCATGGGTCAAGCCCATAACCTCTCAGCAGGACCCGTGGATGATATATCGATCAACATATACGACCGCGCGGATGGGAACGGATTTCAAATCGACTTTGATGCAAACCCTGCCGTTTACAAAGAGCAAGCAGTTGACGCTCATCAGCAGCGTTTTCTTCAATTGCTGGAGGAAATAACCGGACTAGAGCACGATCAGACGATCAGTCAATTCAATCTTCTTTTGTCTAAAGAAAAAGAGAACATCCTCAAGCACTGGAATGATACAAAACGAGAATTACCAAAGGAATCTTTACGGGAACTATTTGAAAAACAGGTGAGCAATACACCACAAGCACAAGCATTACAGTTTGAAGGAATCACTTTGACTTACGAAGAGCTAAATCAGCGGGCTAATCAATTAGCTCATTATTTGAAAAAACACGGCATTGGACCAGAACAATTTGTCGCAATTGCTCTGCCTCGGTCCATCGATATGATCGTCAGTCTATTAGCCGTCGTCAAAACGGGAGCCGCATATCTGCCACTAGACCCTGATTATCCTAACGATCGTGTCACTTATATGCTAGAGGATGCGAAACCGGCGTGTTTGCTCACAATCAAAGAGAGAGCAGACGGTTTGGACCATCCGCACATCGTTCAACTGGATGATGCAACTGTTCATCAGGAGATAGCAGGCAGTCCGCATCTCAATCCGACCTGGAGCGAAGGCTCCCCGCATCACCCGGCTTACATCCTCTACACATCAGGATCGACAGGAAAACCAAAAGGTGTTGTTGTAACAAAACGAAATGTGATCAACTTTATATTGTCCATGCAAGATTCATTTTTATTAGATCAAGAAGACCAGCTTTTAGCGGTAACGACCATTGCCTTTGATATTTCCGGGCTAGAAATGTTCCTCCCGCTTTTACATGGGGCTGCTATTTTATTGGCAAAAAAAGAAACCATACAAGAACCAGCAAAGCTTTCAGACATGATTCGTTCTCATCACGTCACAATCATGCAGGCAACACCAACGTTGTGGCATGCGTTGGCAGATGAATACCCTGACGTGATAACAGGTATGCGTGTTCTTGTTGGAGGAGAAGCACTCCCTGCTTCCCTTTTGCACACATTGCAATCTCTTCAATGCGACATTACTAATTTGTACGGACCTACAGAAACGACGATCTGGTCTACGATGGAAAATGTCACAGCACATCGAGAGAATAGCGGGCCGGCAATCGGTAAACCCATTTGGAATACGAGCATTTACATTTTAGATGAAGGACTAAACCCAGTCCCAGCAGGATCAATCGGTGAACTTTATATTGCAGGTGAAGGAGTATCCAGAGGGTATCTTGGGCGATATGATTTAACGGCTGAACGTTTTGTCGCTGATCCATTCGGCACAAAAGGCACGAGAATGTATCGTACTGGTGATTTAGCCAGATGGCGTGAAGATGGTTCAATTGATTATATCAGCCGTGCCGATCATCAAATTAAAATCCGCGGCTTCCGTATTGAACTAGGTGAAATCGAAACCGTGATGATGCAGCACCAATCCATAAAGCATACGTCTGTTATCGTTCGTGAGGATCAACCTGGGCAGCAGCTTCTTTGTGCATATGTTGTACTCACAGACGGCTCTTCTCTGCACCCTTCAGAGCTCAGACAGTTTGTGGCTTCATTACTTCCTGATTACATGGTGCCTTCTGCTGTTGTCGTTTTGCCAGAACTTCCACTTACACCAAACGGCAAAATCGATCGCAAAGCATTACCAATACCAAATATGTCTTTAGTTAGTTCTGAGCGGACCCCTAGAACACCACAAGAAGACATGTTATGTAGTTTGTTTGCAGAAACCCTTGGCCTATCTCAAATTGGCATAGATGATAGTTTCTTTGACTTAGGAGGACACTCCTTACTCGCCGCTCGTCTGCTTAGACGTATACGCGATACACTTGGTGCAGACCTAAGCATGAGTACCATTTTCGAATTTCCTCGAGTCGCTGAGCTTGCACAGCACATTGACAAAGCGAAGGACATTCGGCCGCCACTTCAGGTTGAAGACAAGCCAGATGAGATTCCGTTATCATTTGCCCAAAAACGGCTCTGGTTCCTTCATTGCCTTGAGGGGCCCAGTCCAACTTACAATATTCCACTTGTCATTCAACTGACAGGTACACTAGATCAAACAGCTCTCATTGGTGCTTTGGCAGATATCACTGAAAAACACGAAACCCTTAGAACCATTTTTCCAAATAAGAACGGCATGCCAAGACAGGTCATTTTACATCCGAAAAGTGTCCAGCCTGAACTCCATGTCACAGCTTCAACCGATCAACATATTGAGAATCAGTTAAACGAAGCCATTCGCTATAGCTTTAAAATTGAAGAAGAACCTGCACTGCGAGCAGAATTATTCACGCTTGATGCAAACCGATCCGTACTGCTTCTATTGCTACATCATATCGCTGGTGATGGCTGGTCACTTGCACCATTGACGCGAGACTTAGCTGCTGCTTACGAAGCCCGTATACAAGGAAAATCCATCTCCTTGCCAGCAGAACCTGTTCAATATGCTGACTATGCTATTTGGCAGCAGAAGCTGTTGGGCAGTGAAGAAGAGAACGATAGTCTATTTGCCAAGCAGCTCAGCTATTGGAAAGGTGCCTTACATGACCTGCCTGAAGAACTTGAGTTGCCTTATGACTTCCCGCGTCCACAGGAAGGAAGCTTCAATGGTGCGACGATAGACTTTACGATTGAACCCGCTTTACATCAGAACCTCCTTGAGCTTGCAAAGCAGCAACAGGTGAGTTTGTTCATGGTGCTTCAAGCATCACTTGCAGCGTTAATGACACGCCTTGGGGCGGGGACAGATATCCCAATTGGCAGTCCGATTGCTGGGCGGAATGACGATGCACTTGATGACATTGTGGGCTTGTTTGTGAACACACTAGTATTGCGTACCAACACAGCTGACAATCCAACCTTTAGTGAGCTATTGAAGCGAGTGCGAGACGTTGACTTAGCAGCCTATGAGCATCAGGACCTGCCATTTGAACGATTAGTCGAAATCCTAAATCCAACACGCTCCAGATCACGAAATCCATTGTTCCAGGTCATGCTTGCCTTCCAAAATACACCGAAGGCGGAAATGAAGCTGACACAACTTGACTCAGATCTTTACGTGAAACCAGTAGGGTCAGCTAAATTTGATCTGACCATCGAATTGACAGAACAAAGAACTGAAACTGGATCAGCAGCAGGATTAACAGGTTTGTTTGAATTCAGCACAGATGTATTTAAACAAAGCACCATTCGAGCAATCGCTGACAGAATGAAGCGCTTTTTAACAGAGGTAGCTGAGCGCCCACATGTGCCGATTGGTCAAGTGAACATTTTATCAGATAAAGAGCGGCAAACATTTCTCCCTGATAAAAAGACATTCGCTCAGTTAGATCAAGCACATAGTCTCCCAGCTTTATTTGAAAAAACAGCGCAGCAATATCCTGATCGAGTGGCTGTAACGTATGGCAATAGGCAACTTACCTATGGTGAGTTAAACAACAAATCCAATCGTCTTGCTCATTTATTAATACAAAGAGGCGTTGGACCAGAACAGTTCGTTGCACTTGCCCTGCCTAGATCAATCGACATGCTCGTAAGCTTGTTAGCCGTTCATAAAGCAGGCGCAGCCTATGTTCCGCTTGATCCTGACTATCCAGCAGACAGGCTGGCATACATGATACAAGATGCCAAACCAGTTTGCAGCATCACAACAAAAATAAATGCAGTGCATCTCCCTGCTGATTGCGATTTGATTTTGTTAGACGAAAAAGAAACGAGCGATCAATTGCTGACTATGCCAAATCATAATCCGGCTGATATAGACAGAATCGAACCGCTATCTTCTCTGCATCCAGCCTATATTATTTATACATCCGGTTCTACAGGGAAACCAAAAGGAGTGGTCATCCCACATCAAAATGTCATCCGTCTTCTGACATCTACTGAACATTGGTTCCATTATGATGAAGAAGATGTTTGGACAATGTTCCATTCATATGCCTTTGATTTTTCAGTATGGGAAATATGGGGACCACTTTTATATGGCGGCAGGCTTGTCATTGTACCTCATACCATCTCTCGCTCTCCTGAAGAGATGCTGCAGCTTCTAGTCGAGGAAGGTGTGACTGTGCTTAATCAAACACCTTCTGCCTTCTATCAGCTCATGCAGATAGACAAGGAACAACAAACACTAGGTCAAGCATTATCACTCCGCTATGTCATCTTTGGCGGTGAAGCATTAGAGCTTAGCAGATTAGAAGATTGGTACAGCCGTCACTCAGACTGTAAGCCAAAGCTAATTAACATGTACGGCATTACAGAAACCACCGTACACGTTACGTACAATGAACTCAATCGAGACATAATCACAAAGAACTCCAGCAGTTTAATAGGTGAACCGATTCCTGATTTACACGTTTACGTACTAGATGAATACCTGCAGCCTGTTCCCCCTGGGACAACAGGTGAAATGTATGTAGCTGGAGCTGGCCTTGCAAGAGGTTATCTAGGCAGACCTGACCTGACATCAGATCGATTTCCTGCCGATCCTTATGGAGCACCTGGCACAAGGATGTATCGTACAGGCGACCTTGCGCGCTGGACAGAAGAAGGGGCTCTTGATTACATTGGCAGAGCTGATCATCAAATAAAAATACGCGGCTTCCGCATTGAATTAGGAGAAATCGAAGCCGTTCTGGCACGCCATGATGCAGTTGCACAAGTGACCGTCATGATGCGAGAGGATCAGCCTGGCGACAAACGTCTAGTCGCATATATCGTCCCAACTGAAGAAATCCGTTTCGATACAGAGACACTTCGTCATTTTGCAGCAGCCAGTCTTCCTGATTACATGGTGCCCGCAGCATATGTACAGATTGACGCCATGCCGCTTACAGCAAATGGGAAGCTTGATCAAAAATCACTGCCAGCCCCTCAATTGCATTTACAGCAAGCGGATGGCCGCGGCCCAAGAAACCCGAAAGAGGAGATCCTATGTCATCTCTTTGAAGAGGTTCTTGATTTGCCTAAAATCAGCATTGACGATCGTTTTTTTGACATTGGTGGGCATTCATTACTTGCAGTTCGTTTAATCAGCCGCATTCGTGATGCACTTGGTGTCAAACTAAGCATCGGAACATTGTTTGAAGCACCAAATGTGGCAAGTTTGACAGAGAAACTAGAAACAGGAAGCGATGAAAACGCACTAGACATCTTGCTGCCGCTGCGAACAAATGGAGAAAGGTATCCTCTCTTCTGTGTTCACCCAGCAGGTGGTCTTAGCTGGTGCTATGCCGGTCTCTTGAATACATTAGAAAAAGACATCCCTATTTATGGATTACAAGCACGGGGAATCGCAAGAAAAGATAACTACCCGCACACAATAGATGATATGGCTGCGGATTACATCAAGCACATCCAAACGATTCAACCAAAAGGCCCTTATCATCTTCTTGGCTGGTCACTAGGTGGAAACGTTGTACAAGCAATGGCTACACAGCTCCAGCAGCAAGGTGAAGAAATTGCACTCGTTGCGATGCTGGATGCCTATCCAAACCATTTCTTACCGATTAAAGCAGCACCTGATGAAGAAGAAGCACTAATCGCTCTTCTTGCGCTCGGCGGTTATGATCCAGATACCTTAACAGGTGAACCGCTCACAATGAAAAGTGCCGTCGACATTTTGAAAAAAGATGGCAGTGCACTAGCAAGCTTAAGTGAAGATGCCATTAGAAATCTAAAAGAAACCTATGTGAATTCAGTTCGATTGCTCGGAGAATATCAGCCAAAAACTTATCAGGGGGACATATTATTCTTTAGATCTACCATTATCTCAGATTGGTTTACACCAATTGATCCCGAAGCATGGGCACCTTATATCAACGGAACAATCGAACAGCACGACATTCATTGCCGGCACAAAGACATGTGCCAGCCTAAACCCTTAGCAGAAATTGGTGTCATCTTAGACAACGCACTGCATCGGGTCAAACAAAGCACTAAGAATAAAGGAGAGATAACAAATGACAAATCCCTTTGA